A window of Aurantibacillus circumpalustris genomic DNA:
ATACCGAAATATTCGAAAAGAAAATTGCTCATCTCTATGATAATTATGCCGATCAATATCAAAATGTAAAAGCGTCAATTGTTATGCATCTTGAGCCTTTAACTGATATTCATTTACGTTCGGACAAACTTTTTGATGCAGCCGTGAAAGGCAATTTAACCTACATCTATATTTTTGCCGTTGTTGCGCTTTTTCTTTTAACCATTGCTTGTATTAATTACATCAATCTTTCAACGGCTCAGGGAAAAGTCCGCATGAAAGAAATCGGAGTAAAGAAAGTGATTGGGGCAGGAAGAAAACATTTGATTGAACAGTTTATTTTTGAATCCGTAATTCTTGTTTTACTTGCAGTTTTTGTTTCGCAATTAATTATTCTTATTTGTTTACCGGCCTTTAATTATCTCACGGATCTTAAACTTAGTTTTTTAGATCTCTATTCGCTCCAAAATATTTTTGCATTGGTGATGCTAAGTATTGGAATTGTTTTACTTGCTGGAATTTATCCGGCATTCTATCTAACGTCTTATAGTCCTATTGTTGCCATTAAAACGAATTCAACAACCGGTGAAAAGGGAATTACACTCCGCAAAGCTTTGGTCGTAACACAGTTTACAATCTCCATTGCACTGATCGCTTCTACGTTAATCGTTAGGAGTCAGGTAAATTATATGTTAGACCATGATCCAGGTTTTAATAAAACGAATGTGATGGCCATCCGTTTTCAGGACACACTTTCTGTTAGCAACTATAAAGCAATAAAAGCCGAAATGCTCCAACTAAAAAATGTAACTAAAGTAGCCCAATCATCAACACTTCCTGGTGATCCGCCAGACAGAAAGATTACACAAGTAGAAGGAAAAACTCCTGGCGTAATAAATGAAATTCCGCTAGAACCCATTTGGATTGATCCTGATTATTTTGACTTAATGCAAATTCATTTAAGGGAAGGTCGTTTGTTTGATTTAAGTCGTGGCACAGATTTACGTGAGTCATTTGTCGTAAACGAATCTGCCGCGAAAAAATTGGGTTGGGATAAATCTATTGATAAAAAAATAATTTGGGGGCGTGGTCCAAGAAAACGTGATGGAAAAGTTATTGGAGTGGTAAGAGATATTTTTACCACCTCTCTAAAAAACGAAGTCGATCCCATTGTGTTTATTTGCGATGAAAACCCTAGTAAAGCTTATAACATTGGTTATCTTTTAGTGAGGATGAACACAACGAACAAAGAAAAAAGTGTGGCAGAAGTTGCTGAAGTATGGGCAAAATTCGACAAAGTGCATCCGATTGATTATAAATTTTTGGATGAGAATATAGTTGGACTTTATAGCGCCGAGGAAAAAACAAACGCACTCTTTCAATACCTTTCTTTACTCACTATTTTTATCGCTTGTTTAGGATTGTTAGGGTTAGTTTCATTTTCCATTTCACAAAGAGTAAAAGAAATTGGAATACGCAAAGTTTTGGGGGCAAGCGTTGCGCAAATAAATATCATTCTCTCAAAAGACTTTTTAAAACTGGTTGCGGTTGCATTTATAATTGCAGTCCCACTGGGTTGGTACGCCATGCAAAAATGGCTTCAGGATTTTGCTTTTAAAACCTCTATACATTGGTGGACGTTTATTTTGGCAGGTTGTATTGCATTTGCCATTGCTATTCTTACAATTTCGTTTCAAGGAATAAAGGCCTCACTTGCAAATCCTGTAAAAAGTTTAAGAACTGAGTAATTTAATAAATTATGCTTCATAACTACATTGTAACCGCCTTACGCAATCTATGGCGAGGTAAGGTTTTTTCTCTGATCAACATATTTGGTCTGAGCATAGGAATTGCAAGTTGTATGCTTATTTTTTTATATGCCAAAGATGAAATTAATTTTGATCGTTTTCATAAGGATAACATTTACAGAATTACAGCGAGCCTTACCAACTCTAAGGGCGAAGTCAATAAAGTCGGGAACACTGGTTTGATGCCTGGTCCACGATTTACAGAACAAATTCCAGAAATTGAAAGCTTCGTGCGAGTGCAGGCAGCCTACTGCGTGGTAAAAAAGGGAGTAGATGTTTTTGAAGAAGACGCACTCTGGGCTGACGAGAATTTTTTCGAGATGTTTAATTTCCCTCTTTTGTATGGAGATGTTATGACGCCACTAAAAGACCCGCACTCTATTGTTATCTCAGAGGATATAGCAAATAAGTATTTTGGAAAAACTGATGTTGTCGGTCAAACCATTCAACTGAATCCTGATAAGACATTCGATTCTTTTATTGTTTCAGCAGTTGCTAAAAATTCGCCGCAAAATTCTTCTATTAAGATCAACATGATATTGCCAATACAATTTCAATTAAACAAGGAACCAGACGATACCTGGATGAATTTTTTCTTAAATACGTTTGTTACAATAAAATCTGGTTCTAACATTGTGGCAGTTGCTGCAAAAGCTAATCTCATCTTTGAGAAAGAAGCGGCTGACCAGCTAAAAATAATGAAAGAAAAATATGATTTTGACGAAAAAGCCGAATTTGGATTTCAGCCTTTAACGGCAATGCACTTGAGTAAAGATTATCCTTCCTCAAACGGACTAGTAAACGCCAGTAATCCTATCTACTCTTATATTCTTAGTGGAATTGCGCTTTTTATTTTACTAATAGCCTGTATTAATTTTGTAAACCTCACAGTAGCACGTTCGCTCAAAAGAGCTAAAGAAATTGGGATCAGAAAAGTGGTAGGTGGCCAAAGAAAACAATTAATTTTTCAATTTCTTGGCGAGTCTTCTATTCTCGCCTTTTTTTCATTTCTGTTTGCAATTGTGTTGGTTGTAGTAATACTGCCCTTTTTTAATTCAATTTCTGATAAAGCCCTTTCTTTTTCTTACTTATTAGATTTAAAACTTGCAGGGGCTTATTTTCTTCTGTTCGTGCTAACAAGTTTACTAGCGGGTTTTTATCCTGCACTCGTATTGTCTCGCTTTAATCCGGTTGAAACTTTGTACGGCAAAATGCGCTTTTCAGGAAAAAGTCATTTAGCACGAGGTCTTATAGTGCTGCAGTTCACACTTGCTGTTTTTTTAATTATCACAACTATCACTGTGTTTTCGCAATTCAATTATCTCGTTAACTATGATCTGGGTTATGATAAATCAAGTGTCTTGCGCATTATTACTGGCCACATGAACAAAACTAAAATGGAAACACTTAAAAGCGAATTAAAACGGGAGTCAGCCATTGGTGCTATTACAGCTAGACAGGGCGGTGGCTACATTACAATTGCGCACATTAATGGCGAAACTAATCAGGAATTTGGATACAATCGGATTGATGAAGAAAATTTTCCCTTATTCAAAATTCCAATTGTTCAAGGGCGAAATTTTTCAAAAGATTACCCGACAGATTCCACGAATTCACTTATTGTGAATGAATCGTTTGTAAAAGCTGCTAGGTGGAAAAATCCAATCGGAGAGGTTATTGATTTTTTTTATAAGAATAAAAAATATCATGTAGTTGGTGTAGTGAAAGATTTCCACACGGGACCCCTCACTGAGAAAATTACACCTCAGGTATTTAGCGTGGATCCCGAACTACCATATCAAGTCCTTTTTCTAAAAATAAATTCTAATGGCAAAACTGCAGCCTTGAACCATGCACAAAAAGTAGTTAAAACAATGTTTCCAGCAATACCTTACCATTATACTTTTCTTGATGAGGATCTTATTAGTCAATACAAAAATGAAGTAAAATGGAAACAAATTATTTCTTTCGCGGCACTACTCACATTATTTCTTTCGTGTATTGGCTTATTTGGAATTACAGCACTCTCAGCTGAGAAACGTTCAAAGGAAGTAAGTATAAGAAGAGTTCTTGGCGCATCTGTAGCGCTTATTGTTTCAAAATTATCGTTCGATTTTTTGAAACTAGTGTGTATCGCTGGTTTTATCTCTATGCCTTTGGCATGGTGGGCTATGAATACATGGCTCGAAAATTATCCATACAGAATACATCTTGGACTTTCCACTTTCGTTTTCGCCTTGTTAGCCGTACTAATGGTGGCATCGTTTACAATAATTTTTCAAGCAATCAAAGCAGCTATAGCAAACCCGATAAAAAGTTTAAGAACAGAATAAATATAATACATCGTGATATTAAACTATTTTAAAACCGCTTATAGGAATCTTGTCCGCAACAAAAGCTACGCGATTATCAATATCTCCGGACTCGCTATAGGAATTGCTGCATGCCTTCTTATCTTTTTAGTAGTGAGATACGAATTGAGTTATGATAAATTCAGAATAGATTATTCTAATATTTATCACATCTATACTCAAAATAAACATTCCGACGGCTTGACTTATAATCCAGGAGTTCCATATCCCATGGTGGATGCCTTGCGATCAGAATTTCCGCAGATAAAATCGGGAGTAATTTGTACAAGTTATGGTAATCAAATTACCATTGATGCTGGTTCTTCATCAGCAAAAAAATTTATCGAAGAGTCTGGCACTTGCTTTGCTGATCCAGATTTCTTCGATGTAATTAAATTTAATTGGTTAATTGGTGCTCCAAAGGTACTTTCAGATCCAAACAAAGTTGTGTTAAGTAAAAGTATTGCCACAAAATATTTTAGCGATTGGCAAACATGTATTGGAAAAACACTGAAGCTAGATAACAGACTTGATTTGCAGGTTGGAGGCATTGTTGAGGATGTTCCATTCAATTCGGATTTCCGATTTCAATTGATCGGCTCTTATATTACTATTAAGAATAACAATACTTACGGTTATACTTCCGATTGGGGTTCCAATAGCAGCAACAATCAAGTCTTTATGCTTTTTCCTGAAAAAGTTTCTGAAGCAGCGATTGAAAAACAACTTGAGGCTTTTTCAAAAAAGTACCATAAAGACAATGGAAAAAGTGAGACACTTAATTTACTCCGCCCCTTAAAAGACATCCATCACGATAGAGTGTTGGGAAATTTCGGAACGCACATCACAACTCATTCTACTTTAGTTACTTTATCATTTATTGGGTTTTTGATTATCATCATGGCCTGTATCAATTTTATTAATCTCTCAACTGCCCAATCAGTGGGACGTTCAAAGGAAGTTGGCATTCGTAAAGTATTAGGAAGTAACCGTAAACAATTATTTTGGCAAATGCTCGGTGAAACAAAAGTGATGGTCTTATTTTCTTCTTTTATAGCAATTGGTCTGGCTTGGCTTTTTTTACCATATATTAAGTATGTTATAACAATCGACGAAGAGTTAAGTCTATTTACAGTTCAGAGTATTCTTTTCTTTATATCTACTCTTGTTGTAGTTACTGTTCTTGCAGGAATATATCCTGCGGTGGTGCTCTCTGGATTTAAGCCAGTAGTTGCGTTGAAAAACAAAATTAATTCTGCTAACATTGGAGGAATTTCTTTACGTCGTTCATTGGTAGTGATTCAGTTTGCTATTTCTCAGGTACTTATTATTGGAACCATCGTAGCTATTTCTCAAATGAACTTCATCAATTCTATTGATCTTGGCTTTAATAAGGAAGCCATTCTATTGCTTCAGGGGAGTACAGATAGTGTCTCAATAAGTAAACATAAAGTTTTTAAAGAAGAACTTTTAAAAATGCCGGAAGTAAAAGATGTGTCCTTTGCGAGCGACATGCCTTCTTCCGATAATAATTTAGGAACAAATTTTGCAATCGATCACCATTCAGACGAGGATTTTACCCTGTACCTTAAATTTGGTGATGAAGATTATTTCAAAACATTTGGGTTGCAGTTTATTGCAGGAAGGAGTTACTCTGAAGGTGACACCATTACCGAAGTAGTAGTTAACGAGACGTTTCTTAAAAAACTAAACATTACTAATGCAGATGTTGCCATTGGGAAAGAAATTAGAACGGGAGGAAACCCCTGGAGAAAAATTTGCGGCGTAGTGAAAGATTTTAAAACAAATTCTTTGCGGGAAGAAATTCGGCCAATTATGATTTCTGCATTCAGAAAACGATACCAAGTGGTAAGTGTAAAATTGAGTAGTCAGAATCTGGCACAGACACAAAAAACAATTCAATCTAGTTGGGATAAGTTTTTTCCAGACTACGTGTATGTCTCAAATTTTATGGATGAACACATTGAGAAATTTTACGAGCAGGAAAGACAAATGGCCTTGCTTTATAAAATATTTGCAGGTTTAGCAATTTTTATCTCATGTCTGGGTCTCTATGGATTAATTTCCTTTATGGTGGTTCAAAAAACAAAAGAGGTTGGAATAAGAAAAGTATTGGGTGCAGGAATTTCAAGTATTTTCTATCTTTTTTCAAGGGAGTTTGCAGCTCTGATTGTTGTTGCATTTTTAATTGCGGCTCCACTGGCTTATTATTTTATGAGTGCGTGGTTAAATAATTTTGTATTTAGAGTTACTATGGGAGTTGGGGTTTTTATTGTCGCAGTTACAACTTCTTTATTAATTGCTTTTTTAGCAGTAGGCTATAAAGCTTACCGGGCCGCCGTTGCCAATCCCGTAAAAAGTTTACGAGCAGAATAAAATTTAAATATCTATGATACAACTAAAAGGAATTTACAAATGGGTAAACAGTGGAGGAAATAAAACGTTTCTTTTAAGAGATATAAATTTAACCATCAACGAAGGAGAGTTTGTGTCAGTGATGGGTCCATCTGGATCAGGAAAATCAACACTTCTAAACGTCATTGGAATGCTTGATACATTTAATGAGGGGGATTATTTGTTTACTGATAAAAATGTAAAAGACCTTCGCGAAAAGCATCGTTCCCAACTTTACAAAGAACACATTGGTTTCGTTTTTCAAGCTTATCATTTGATAGACGAATTAACTGTACAAGAAAATATCGAAACTCCTTTACTTTATCGCGACATGAAATCTTCCGAAAGAAAAGCCGCAGTTTCTGATATGCTGGATCGTTTTAATATTGTTGGAAAAAAGGACTTGTTTCCAACACAACTATCTGGTGGACAACAACAAATAGTTGGCATAGCACGCGCATTAATTGACAATCCCAAACTACTTCTCGCAGATGAACCTACTGGAAATTTAAACTCTAAACAAGGTGAAGAAATAATGGAACTTTTTAGTAAACTAAACAAAGAAAATAAAGTAACCATTATTCAGGTTACGCACTCTGACAAAAATGCAGCGTATGGTTCGAAAATAATTAATTTGTTGGATGGAAGAGTACAGAACAATTAATCCTGATTAGCTTGTTTTTTTATTCCAATAAGCTTTAAAATTGTCTTCAATTTTTCTTTGTACAAGTACAAACATATTCCGCAACCAATGGAAACAATGAGACTAAGTATGAATAGATAACCTCCGTCATTTTCAACTTCAATTCCCAGTTCTGTTAGGTGTGCAAAAATGGCTCCAATCATAATTCCTAATCCAAATAAAGCTCCGAAAAAACGTGTTACTGGAATAAGAATTAAAATGGAAGCAATAAGTTCTGCGATACCAATACCAATTCTTCCGTATGGCTCAAGACCAAGTGTACTGAAAATATAAACACTTTCAGGGGCAGCGCTGAATTTAAAATAGAGTGTTTGTAACATAATGATTGCAGAAACCAAGGCTGCAATCCATGAAATAAGTTTGTGTGATTTTTTCATTTTTGTTATTTGTAAAGTGTTTTCCAATTATCGTCTGCTTTTTTGTTTAAATTTTTCTCATTCGCATTCCATTTAGGAAGTGTGTTATTAAAGAAAGCATTATAAAACAGATAAAGTTTTCCATTAATTATTTTAAACGTTTCCGGATCTATCTCCACTTTTTCACCGCTTGCGCCCATTGCGTATGCACACCATCCACCGTAGGCTGGCTCAAATTTTTCTGGTGAAGCTGAAAAAAGCTCCTTGTTCTTATCTGAAGTAAATTTGTAAGTAAGTCCGTTGTATTTATAAACAACGGCCGTACTGCCTTTTTTTGGATTACCCAAAAAATAACTAATAGGATCGTAGCCCTTTATTGCTAGTCCAGATTTTTCGATGTTGTAATGCTTGGTTCTTAAGTTTGTTTCACTTGGTGAAGCTTGCGCATTCAAAAGCCAGACAAAAACGAATGGGCTAAAAAGCTGAATTAAGATTTTATTTTTCATTTCTATTTTGCGGTAAAATTAAATAGTGTTACCAACAAAATATGTCGCTCAAACG
This region includes:
- a CDS encoding DoxX family protein is translated as MKKSHKLISWIAALVSAIIMLQTLYFKFSAAPESVYIFSTLGLEPYGRIGIGIAELIASILILIPVTRFFGALFGLGIMIGAIFAHLTELGIEVENDGGYLFILSLIVSIGCGICLYLYKEKLKTILKLIGIKKQANQD
- a CDS encoding YHS domain-containing (seleno)protein produces the protein MKNKILIQLFSPFVFVWLLNAQASPSETNLRTKHYNIEKSGLAIKGYDPISYFLGNPKKGSTAVVYKYNGLTYKFTSDKNKELFSASPEKFEPAYGGWCAYAMGASGEKVEIDPETFKIINGKLYLFYNAFFNNTLPKWNANEKNLNKKADDNWKTLYK
- a CDS encoding ABC transporter permease produces the protein MLKNYLKIAFRNILRNRSSALINIVGLATGIATCMLIYMYVNHELSFDRFNKDSKNIYRLVFDYQFPDKLDHLAVAAPIAGITIKKDFPEVVNYTSISPYGAKLLVKYGEKKFYEENVYVADSTFFSVFDYKLISGNKNTVLSQPNTIAINETMAKKYFANENPIGKVLEYDNNDGTFASYKITGVFEDVPSNSHLVFNSLVSYKTLEVLFGAQGINSWHNAGSFVFLQLKEGTNTEIFEKKIAHLYDNYADQYQNVKASIVMHLEPLTDIHLRSDKLFDAAVKGNLTYIYIFAVVALFLLTIACINYINLSTAQGKVRMKEIGVKKVIGAGRKHLIEQFIFESVILVLLAVFVSQLIILICLPAFNYLTDLKLSFLDLYSLQNIFALVMLSIGIVLLAGIYPAFYLTSYSPIVAIKTNSTTGEKGITLRKALVVTQFTISIALIASTLIVRSQVNYMLDHDPGFNKTNVMAIRFQDTLSVSNYKAIKAEMLQLKNVTKVAQSSTLPGDPPDRKITQVEGKTPGVINEIPLEPIWIDPDYFDLMQIHLREGRLFDLSRGTDLRESFVVNESAAKKLGWDKSIDKKIIWGRGPRKRDGKVIGVVRDIFTTSLKNEVDPIVFICDENPSKAYNIGYLLVRMNTTNKEKSVAEVAEVWAKFDKVHPIDYKFLDENIVGLYSAEEKTNALFQYLSLLTIFIACLGLLGLVSFSISQRVKEIGIRKVLGASVAQINIILSKDFLKLVAVAFIIAVPLGWYAMQKWLQDFAFKTSIHWWTFILAGCIAFAIAILTISFQGIKASLANPVKSLRTE
- a CDS encoding ABC transporter permease, whose translation is MILNYFKTAYRNLVRNKSYAIINISGLAIGIAACLLIFLVVRYELSYDKFRIDYSNIYHIYTQNKHSDGLTYNPGVPYPMVDALRSEFPQIKSGVICTSYGNQITIDAGSSSAKKFIEESGTCFADPDFFDVIKFNWLIGAPKVLSDPNKVVLSKSIATKYFSDWQTCIGKTLKLDNRLDLQVGGIVEDVPFNSDFRFQLIGSYITIKNNNTYGYTSDWGSNSSNNQVFMLFPEKVSEAAIEKQLEAFSKKYHKDNGKSETLNLLRPLKDIHHDRVLGNFGTHITTHSTLVTLSFIGFLIIIMACINFINLSTAQSVGRSKEVGIRKVLGSNRKQLFWQMLGETKVMVLFSSFIAIGLAWLFLPYIKYVITIDEELSLFTVQSILFFISTLVVVTVLAGIYPAVVLSGFKPVVALKNKINSANIGGISLRRSLVVIQFAISQVLIIGTIVAISQMNFINSIDLGFNKEAILLLQGSTDSVSISKHKVFKEELLKMPEVKDVSFASDMPSSDNNLGTNFAIDHHSDEDFTLYLKFGDEDYFKTFGLQFIAGRSYSEGDTITEVVVNETFLKKLNITNADVAIGKEIRTGGNPWRKICGVVKDFKTNSLREEIRPIMISAFRKRYQVVSVKLSSQNLAQTQKTIQSSWDKFFPDYVYVSNFMDEHIEKFYEQERQMALLYKIFAGLAIFISCLGLYGLISFMVVQKTKEVGIRKVLGAGISSIFYLFSREFAALIVVAFLIAAPLAYYFMSAWLNNFVFRVTMGVGVFIVAVTTSLLIAFLAVGYKAYRAAVANPVKSLRAE
- a CDS encoding ABC transporter ATP-binding protein produces the protein MIQLKGIYKWVNSGGNKTFLLRDINLTINEGEFVSVMGPSGSGKSTLLNVIGMLDTFNEGDYLFTDKNVKDLREKHRSQLYKEHIGFVFQAYHLIDELTVQENIETPLLYRDMKSSERKAAVSDMLDRFNIVGKKDLFPTQLSGGQQQIVGIARALIDNPKLLLADEPTGNLNSKQGEEIMELFSKLNKENKVTIIQVTHSDKNAAYGSKIINLLDGRVQNN
- a CDS encoding ABC transporter permease → MLHNYIVTALRNLWRGKVFSLINIFGLSIGIASCMLIFLYAKDEINFDRFHKDNIYRITASLTNSKGEVNKVGNTGLMPGPRFTEQIPEIESFVRVQAAYCVVKKGVDVFEEDALWADENFFEMFNFPLLYGDVMTPLKDPHSIVISEDIANKYFGKTDVVGQTIQLNPDKTFDSFIVSAVAKNSPQNSSIKINMILPIQFQLNKEPDDTWMNFFLNTFVTIKSGSNIVAVAAKANLIFEKEAADQLKIMKEKYDFDEKAEFGFQPLTAMHLSKDYPSSNGLVNASNPIYSYILSGIALFILLIACINFVNLTVARSLKRAKEIGIRKVVGGQRKQLIFQFLGESSILAFFSFLFAIVLVVVILPFFNSISDKALSFSYLLDLKLAGAYFLLFVLTSLLAGFYPALVLSRFNPVETLYGKMRFSGKSHLARGLIVLQFTLAVFLIITTITVFSQFNYLVNYDLGYDKSSVLRIITGHMNKTKMETLKSELKRESAIGAITARQGGGYITIAHINGETNQEFGYNRIDEENFPLFKIPIVQGRNFSKDYPTDSTNSLIVNESFVKAARWKNPIGEVIDFFYKNKKYHVVGVVKDFHTGPLTEKITPQVFSVDPELPYQVLFLKINSNGKTAALNHAQKVVKTMFPAIPYHYTFLDEDLISQYKNEVKWKQIISFAALLTLFLSCIGLFGITALSAEKRSKEVSIRRVLGASVALIVSKLSFDFLKLVCIAGFISMPLAWWAMNTWLENYPYRIHLGLSTFVFALLAVLMVASFTIIFQAIKAAIANPIKSLRTE